GCCAAGGCGATGCGCGCCACCCTGAAGCTGGCGCAGAAGCTGTTCCCGATCCGCACGTGCAACCTCGCCCTGCCGCTCAAAAACCCGCGTCGGCCGTGCCTCAACTACCACATCGGCCGCTGCCTCGCCCCGTGCGCCGGGCTGGTGTCACAGGAGGAATACGGGCGCGCGGTCGACGGAGCGGCGATGCTGTTCGAAGGGCGGATCTCCGGGCTGGTGCAATCGCTGCGCGCCCGGATGCGGGACGCGGCGGACCGCGAGCAGTTCGAGCTCGCCGCCCGGTTGCGCGATCAGATCTTCGCCCTGAACCGGGCGCTGGAGCGCCAATCGGTCGCCCTGCCCGACACGGTCGACCGCGACGTGATCGGGATCGCGATCGACGGGGAGAGCGCGTGCGCGCAGGTGTTCTTCGTCCGCGGCGGAAGGCTGTCCGGGCGGGAGACGTTCCACCTGCGCGCGCCGGGGACGCCGAGCGAGGCCGAGGTGCTGTCTGCGTTCCTGTCCCAGTACTACGCCGCCGCGGCCGTCGTCCCCAAGGAGGTCCTCCTCCCGGTCGCCCCGGACGACGCGGATGAGATCGCGGACTGGCTCTCGTCGCTGCGGGGGAACAAGGTGTGGCTGAAGGTCCCACAGCGCGGGGAGAAGCGGCGGT
This region of Candidatus Bipolaricaulota bacterium genomic DNA includes:
- the uvrC gene encoding excinuclease ABC subunit UvrC is translated as MTNSDRLAERLAQLPAAPGVYLMRDARGKVIYVGKAAVLRNRVRSYFHAPSGLSEKTRRLVAEIADLEVIQTATEAEAFLLEDALIKKYQPRFNIRLRDDKRYPYLKITAEPFPRVMIVRRRARDGARYFGPYTNAKAMRATLKLAQKLFPIRTCNLALPLKNPRRPCLNYHIGRCLAPCAGLVSQEEYGRAVDGAAMLFEGRISGLVQSLRARMRDAADREQFELAARLRDQIFALNRALERQSVALPDTVDRDVIGIAIDGESACAQVFFVRGGRLSGRETFHLRAPGTPSEAEVLSAFLSQYYAAAAVVPKEVLLPVAPDDADEIADWLSSLRGNKVWLKVPQRGEKRR